A portion of the Rhinolophus sinicus isolate RSC01 linkage group LG03, ASM3656204v1, whole genome shotgun sequence genome contains these proteins:
- the FAM219B gene encoding protein FAM219B isoform X3, whose protein sequence is MATVEPSGYAARVSTSGPRPSEASGRVAGAAEPPSGRSDRRIPRLGERTSAAVEKRGPYMVMRAPSFQAKLQKHRDLAKAVLRRKGMLGASPNRPDSSGKRSVKFNKGYTALSQSPDENLVSLDSDSDGELESTYSSGYSSAEASPEPSCAGPGFRHLSSACCMHGTVPDSAGEPGCEPPAAPGWVSPG, encoded by the exons ATGGCGACCGTGGAGCCCAGCGGGTACGCCGCGCGGGTATCTACATCCGGACCCCGGCCCAGCGAGGCCTCGGGCCGCGTGGCAGGAGCTGCGGAGCCGCCCTCCGGGCGAAGCGACCGCAGAATCCCCCGGCTGGGGGAGCGGACCTCGGCGGCTGTGGAGAAGCGGGGGCCGTACATGGTGATGCGCGCGCCTTCCTTTCAGGCGAAGCTGC AGAAGCACCGGGACCTGGCCAAGGCCGTTCTGCGGAGAAAAGGCATGCTGGGGGCCTCGCCGAACCGCCCCGACTCTTCAGGGAAAAG GTCAGTGAAGTTTAACAAGGGTTATACTGCGCTTAGTCAGAGTCCAGATGAAAACCTCGTGTCCCTCGACTCTGACAG TGATGGGGAGCTGGAATCCACATACTCCTCCGGGTATTCCTCTGCAGAGGCAAGTCCAGAGCCTTCCTGTGCGGGGCCAGGCTTCAGGCATTTGTCTAGTGCCTGCTGTATGCACGGCACTGTGCCAGATTCCG CAGGTGAGCCAGGATGTGAGCCGCCAGCTGCTCCAGGATGGGTATCACCTGGATGA
- the COX5A gene encoding cytochrome c oxidase subunit 5A, mitochondrial: MLAAALRHCVVAAAAAARASARGLPHPALAPGSAAALQSVRCYSHGSQETDEEFDARWVTYFNKPDIDAWELRKGMNTLVGYDLVPEPKIIDAALRACRRLNDFASAVRILEVVKDKAGPHKEIYPYVIQELRPTLNELGISTPEELGLDKV, from the exons ATGCTTGCCGCCGCTCTCCGTCACTGCGTCGTAGCAGCAGCTGCAGCCGCCCGGGCCAGCGCTAGAGGCCTCCCACACCCCGCTCTGGCCCCCGGCTCCGCCGCCG CGCTCCAGTCAGTTCGCTGCTACTCCCATGGGTCACAGGAGACAGATGAGGAGTTTGATGCTCGCTGGGTAACATACTTCAACAAGCCAGATATTGATGCCTGGGAATTGCGTAAAG GGATGAACACACTTGTTGGCTATGACCTGGTTCCAGAACCCAAAATCATTGATGCTGCTTTGCGGGCATGCAGACGGTTAAATGATTTTGCTAGTGCTGTTCGCATCCTAGAGGTTGTTAAG GACAAAGCAGGACCTCATAAGGAAATCTACCCTTATGTCATCCAGGAACTTAGACCAACTTTAAATGAACTGGGAATCTCCACTCCAGAGGAACTGGGCCTTGACAAAGTGTAA
- the FAM219B gene encoding protein FAM219B isoform X1, with protein sequence MATVEPSGYAARVSTSGPRPSEASGRVAGAAEPPSGRSDRRIPRLGERTSAAVEKRGPYMVMRAPSFQAKLQKHRDLAKAVLRRKGMLGASPNRPDSSGKRSVKFNKGYTALSQSPDENLVSLDSDSDGELESTYSSGYSSAEQVSQDVSRQLLQDGYHLDEIPDDEDLDLIPPKSAASSTCSCCWCCLGDSSSCNLQ encoded by the exons ATGGCGACCGTGGAGCCCAGCGGGTACGCCGCGCGGGTATCTACATCCGGACCCCGGCCCAGCGAGGCCTCGGGCCGCGTGGCAGGAGCTGCGGAGCCGCCCTCCGGGCGAAGCGACCGCAGAATCCCCCGGCTGGGGGAGCGGACCTCGGCGGCTGTGGAGAAGCGGGGGCCGTACATGGTGATGCGCGCGCCTTCCTTTCAGGCGAAGCTGC AGAAGCACCGGGACCTGGCCAAGGCCGTTCTGCGGAGAAAAGGCATGCTGGGGGCCTCGCCGAACCGCCCCGACTCTTCAGGGAAAAG GTCAGTGAAGTTTAACAAGGGTTATACTGCGCTTAGTCAGAGTCCAGATGAAAACCTCGTGTCCCTCGACTCTGACAG TGATGGGGAGCTGGAATCCACATACTCCTCCGGGTATTCCTCTGCAGAG CAGGTGAGCCAGGATGTGAGCCGCCAGCTGCTCCAGGATGGGTATCACCTGGATGAGATTCCGGATGATGAGGACTTGGACCTCATCCCCCCCAAGTCTGCGGCCTCCTCCACGTGTTCCTGCTGCTGGTGCTGTCTTGGGGACTCTTCCTCCTGTAACCTCCAGTAG
- the FAM219B gene encoding protein FAM219B isoform X2 codes for MATVEPSGYAARVSTSGPRPSEASGRVAGAAEPPSGRSDRRIPRLGERTSAAVEKRGPYMVMRAPSFQAKLQKHRDLAKAVLRRKGMLGASPNRPDSSGKRSVKFNKGYTALSQSPDENLVSLDSDSDGELESTYSSGYSSAEVSQDVSRQLLQDGYHLDEIPDDEDLDLIPPKSAASSTCSCCWCCLGDSSSCNLQ; via the exons ATGGCGACCGTGGAGCCCAGCGGGTACGCCGCGCGGGTATCTACATCCGGACCCCGGCCCAGCGAGGCCTCGGGCCGCGTGGCAGGAGCTGCGGAGCCGCCCTCCGGGCGAAGCGACCGCAGAATCCCCCGGCTGGGGGAGCGGACCTCGGCGGCTGTGGAGAAGCGGGGGCCGTACATGGTGATGCGCGCGCCTTCCTTTCAGGCGAAGCTGC AGAAGCACCGGGACCTGGCCAAGGCCGTTCTGCGGAGAAAAGGCATGCTGGGGGCCTCGCCGAACCGCCCCGACTCTTCAGGGAAAAG GTCAGTGAAGTTTAACAAGGGTTATACTGCGCTTAGTCAGAGTCCAGATGAAAACCTCGTGTCCCTCGACTCTGACAG TGATGGGGAGCTGGAATCCACATACTCCTCCGGGTATTCCTCTGCAGAG GTGAGCCAGGATGTGAGCCGCCAGCTGCTCCAGGATGGGTATCACCTGGATGAGATTCCGGATGATGAGGACTTGGACCTCATCCCCCCCAAGTCTGCGGCCTCCTCCACGTGTTCCTGCTGCTGGTGCTGTCTTGGGGACTCTTCCTCCTGTAACCTCCAGTAG
- the FAM219B gene encoding protein FAM219B isoform X4, which yields MATVEPSGYAARVSTSGPRPSEASGRVAGAAEPPSGRSDRRIPRLGERTSAAVEKRGPYMVMRAPSFQAKLQKHRDLAKAVLRRKGMLGASPNRPDSSGKRSVKFNKGYTALSQSPDENLVSLDSDSDGELESTYSSGYSSAEASPEPSCAGPGFRHLSSACCMHGTVPDSGEPGCEPPAAPGWVSPG from the exons ATGGCGACCGTGGAGCCCAGCGGGTACGCCGCGCGGGTATCTACATCCGGACCCCGGCCCAGCGAGGCCTCGGGCCGCGTGGCAGGAGCTGCGGAGCCGCCCTCCGGGCGAAGCGACCGCAGAATCCCCCGGCTGGGGGAGCGGACCTCGGCGGCTGTGGAGAAGCGGGGGCCGTACATGGTGATGCGCGCGCCTTCCTTTCAGGCGAAGCTGC AGAAGCACCGGGACCTGGCCAAGGCCGTTCTGCGGAGAAAAGGCATGCTGGGGGCCTCGCCGAACCGCCCCGACTCTTCAGGGAAAAG GTCAGTGAAGTTTAACAAGGGTTATACTGCGCTTAGTCAGAGTCCAGATGAAAACCTCGTGTCCCTCGACTCTGACAG TGATGGGGAGCTGGAATCCACATACTCCTCCGGGTATTCCTCTGCAGAGGCAAGTCCAGAGCCTTCCTGTGCGGGGCCAGGCTTCAGGCATTTGTCTAGTGCCTGCTGTATGCACGGCACTGTGCCAGATTCCG GTGAGCCAGGATGTGAGCCGCCAGCTGCTCCAGGATGGGTATCACCTGGATGA